In Spirochaetota bacterium, one genomic interval encodes:
- a CDS encoding cysteine desulfurase: MRRVYLDNNATTPLHPEVKQEILNFIEYYGNPSSVHYDGRIVRELVEESRKKIADFLEVETDNIFFTSGGSESNNLILKSILFQDYKFKPHFITTSIEHPSVLNTAKFLSNHGVDVSFLSVDENGLISVDEFKSLIREETKLVSIMFANNEVGVIEPIEEIAKICNERGIFFHSDMVQAAGKIKFKLNDIKLDAASFSAHKIYAPKGIGIIYLKDPFVNKKKFKIFPLIHGGHQEKGLRASTENTIGIIAFGKACEVMKKEIDEEIIKVKNLRDLFEELVVKEISDIYINSKNVLRLPGTSNINFKFIEGEAILLRLDMEGISVSTGSACSSGSLEPSHVLLAMHKNPEMAHGTIRFSFGRENVEDDVYYTIDKLKNIVSELRKISPLKS; this comes from the coding sequence GTGAGAAGAGTTTATCTTGATAATAATGCTACGACTCCACTTCATCCAGAAGTAAAACAGGAGATATTAAATTTTATAGAATATTACGGTAATCCAAGTTCAGTTCATTATGATGGTAGAATTGTAAGAGAACTTGTTGAGGAGTCCAGAAAAAAAATAGCAGATTTTTTAGAAGTTGAAACTGATAATATTTTTTTTACATCTGGTGGTTCAGAATCGAATAATCTTATTTTAAAATCGATTCTTTTTCAAGATTATAAATTTAAACCTCATTTTATAACAACTTCAATAGAACATCCTTCTGTCTTAAATACTGCAAAATTTTTATCAAATCATGGCGTAGATGTTTCTTTTTTATCTGTTGATGAAAATGGTTTAATTTCTGTTGATGAATTTAAATCTTTAATAAGAGAGGAGACAAAACTTGTTTCTATAATGTTTGCAAATAATGAAGTAGGAGTTATTGAACCTATTGAAGAAATAGCTAAAATTTGCAATGAAAGAGGAATATTTTTTCATTCTGATATGGTTCAAGCTGCTGGTAAAATAAAATTTAAACTAAATGATATAAAATTAGATGCTGCTTCATTTTCAGCACATAAAATATATGCACCAAAAGGTATAGGGATAATATATTTAAAAGATCCTTTCGTTAATAAGAAAAAATTTAAAATATTTCCTTTAATCCATGGGGGACATCAAGAAAAAGGGCTTCGTGCTTCTACAGAAAATACTATAGGAATTATTGCTTTTGGAAAAGCTTGCGAAGTTATGAAAAAAGAAATAGATGAAGAAATAATTAAAGTTAAAAATTTAAGGGATTTATTTGAGGAGTTAGTTGTAAAAGAGATCTCTGATATATATATAAATTCAAAAAATGTTTTAAGGTTACCAGGGACTTCAAATATTAATTTTAAATTTATAGAAGGGGAAGCAATACTTTTGAGACTTGATATGGAAGGAATATCTGTTTCTACAGGAAGTGCATGTTCAAGTGGTAGTCTTGAGCCTTCTCATGTTTTACTTGCAATGCACAAAAACCCTGAAATGGCACATGGAACTATTAGGTTTTCCTTTGGAAGAGAAAATGTAGAGGATGATGTTTATTATACTATTGATAAATTAAAGAATATAGTGTCAGAATTAAGAAAAATAAGTCCCCTAAAAAGTTAA
- a CDS encoding iron-sulfur cluster assembly scaffold protein: protein MDRWIYSEKVKEHFTNPKNILEIPEDEYKADGVGIVGSPACGDMMAVYIKVKDDKIIDFKWKTFGCASAIASTSALSIMVTQNGGMRLEDAYKITPEDIIKYLGGLPSHKIHCSVLGDKALKAAINDYYKKNGLENPFIENKSEVVCECFNITDEDIRMEVLEGAKTFEILQERTKIGTNCGKCVAKAKERVSFYVKKYYNEEIYKPE from the coding sequence TTGGATAGATGGATATATAGTGAAAAAGTAAAAGAACATTTTACAAATCCAAAAAATATTTTAGAGATTCCGGAAGATGAGTATAAAGCAGATGGGGTTGGCATTGTAGGGTCTCCAGCATGTGGAGATATGATGGCTGTTTATATAAAAGTAAAGGATGACAAAATTATAGATTTTAAATGGAAAACTTTTGGTTGTGCATCTGCTATAGCTTCAACATCTGCTTTATCTATTATGGTTACTCAAAATGGAGGTATGAGACTTGAAGATGCTTATAAAATAACCCCTGAAGATATCATAAAATATCTTGGTGGTCTACCTTCTCATAAAATACATTGCTCTGTTTTAGGAGACAAAGCTTTAAAAGCGGCTATTAATGATTACTACAAGAAAAATGGTCTTGAAAATCCTTTTATTGAGAATAAATCTGAAGTTGTATGTGAATGTTTTAATATAACTGATGAAGATATAAGAATGGAAGTTTTGGAAGGTGCAAAAACTTTTGAGATATTGCAAGAAAGAACAAAAATTGGAACTAATTGTGGCAAGTGTGTAGCTAAAGCAAAAGAGAGAGTTTCTTTTTATGTTAAAAAATATTATAATGAAGAAATATATAAACCGGAGTAG
- a CDS encoding Rrf2 family transcriptional regulator: protein MNINTKLRYALRALIYLFEKEDKMATISEISKNEKLSARYLENIFYKLSKEGIIKSKKGKKGGFFLAKDPKDINIYDLYVILAENKSIVDCILDRKKCEKVNFCKARKLWIALDKHINEFLKNMTFDDLIKNKI, encoded by the coding sequence ATGAATATAAATACTAAATTAAGGTATGCACTAAGAGCTTTAATTTATTTGTTTGAAAAAGAAGATAAAATGGCAACCATTTCAGAAATTTCAAAAAATGAAAAACTTTCTGCAAGATATCTTGAAAATATATTTTATAAACTTTCAAAAGAAGGTATAATTAAAAGTAAAAAAGGCAAAAAAGGAGGTTTTTTTCTAGCTAAAGATCCTAAAGATATTAACATTTATGATCTATATGTTATTTTAGCTGAAAATAAATCTATTGTTGATTGTATATTAGATAGAAAAAAGTGTGAAAAAGTTAATTTTTGTAAAGCAAGGAAGCTATGGATAGCTCTTGATAAACATATAAATGAATTTTTAAAAAATATGACTTTTGATGATCTTATTAAAAATAAAATTTAA
- a CDS encoding glycoside hydrolase family 5 protein, protein MKNKNKLLIFLLLVLVNIFLISSSNLQDINLDNCRGINIAGYFQFFNLNTFSFNSISYEDFYNLKKIGFNLIRFPVDFENITLYYGKDDFNLDKRFFYFFDIILKWCFDLDLKIILDNHFYHENKTDPGIRNKLIKWWREISFYYKNKYENMLFFEILNEPFNINSKTWEKIQKEVIEEIKKIDSDRVIIASPANYNGFEELSDITNYGKNVIYDFHFYEPFLFTHQGADWVKPSMEEIRKIPFPYNEINMPEVPKNLIGSWVEDLFSNYKRDSDLFLLEEKIKNIKEVSKRRGLKIFCGEFGVYMNNCLKSDRIFWHKYIRGLFDKYSISWILWEYIGGMGIFNNPNDSYQFVDFNNNLDKDLIKALGLNYSNEVDIKNKFSIGLNNEEFSIYSDYFGNNLANESWLEKNNLNLYYDKEKYKGNFSIKINNINRYSGLFIKFLKSLIIENPQNCYLKFFIFSKKKFSIDVRFINKESEDSIPWRISYYYDYKNIGKWEEVLIPINKMFETGAWINNKGIWIEPQNGKFDFSKIEYLAFIAEFGDIKDEILIDEIKIIIKK, encoded by the coding sequence ATGAAAAATAAAAACAAATTATTAATATTTTTATTATTAGTTTTAGTAAATATTTTTTTAATTTCTTCTAGTAATTTACAAGATATCAACCTTGATAATTGTAGGGGAATAAATATTGCTGGATATTTTCAGTTTTTTAATTTAAATACTTTTTCATTTAATTCAATTTCCTATGAAGATTTTTATAATTTAAAAAAAATAGGTTTCAACTTAATAAGGTTTCCTGTTGATTTTGAAAATATAACTTTATATTATGGGAAAGATGATTTTAATTTAGATAAAAGATTTTTTTACTTTTTTGATATTATTTTGAAATGGTGTTTTGATCTTGATCTTAAAATAATACTAGATAACCATTTTTATCATGAAAATAAAACTGATCCAGGGATAAGAAATAAACTTATAAAGTGGTGGAGAGAAATAAGTTTTTACTACAAAAATAAGTATGAAAATATGCTATTTTTTGAGATATTAAATGAACCATTTAATATTAATTCAAAAACTTGGGAAAAAATTCAAAAAGAAGTTATTGAAGAGATAAAGAAAATAGATTCAGATAGAGTCATAATTGCAAGTCCTGCTAATTATAATGGTTTTGAAGAATTATCAGATATAACTAATTATGGTAAAAATGTCATATATGATTTTCATTTTTATGAACCTTTTCTGTTTACACATCAAGGGGCTGATTGGGTAAAACCATCAATGGAAGAAATTAGAAAGATACCTTTCCCATATAATGAAATAAATATGCCAGAAGTACCAAAGAATTTAATAGGTTCTTGGGTTGAAGATCTTTTTTCGAATTATAAAAGAGATTCCGATTTGTTCCTTCTTGAAGAAAAAATAAAAAATATTAAAGAGGTATCAAAAAGAAGAGGATTAAAAATATTTTGTGGTGAGTTTGGTGTCTATATGAATAATTGTTTGAAAAGCGATAGAATTTTTTGGCATAAATATATTAGAGGACTATTTGATAAATATAGTATATCATGGATTTTGTGGGAATATATAGGAGGAATGGGAATATTTAATAATCCTAATGATTCTTATCAATTCGTTGATTTTAATAATAACTTAGATAAAGATTTGATAAAAGCACTTGGACTTAATTATAGTAATGAAGTTGATATTAAAAATAAATTTTCTATAGGTTTAAATAATGAAGAATTTAGTATATATTCTGATTATTTTGGTAATAATTTGGCAAATGAAAGTTGGTTAGAAAAAAATAATTTAAATCTTTATTATGATAAGGAAAAATATAAAGGTAATTTTTCAATTAAAATAAACAATATAAATCGGTATTCAGGACTATTTATTAAATTTTTGAAAAGTTTAATTATAGAAAATCCACAAAATTGTTATTTGAAATTTTTTATATTTTCAAAAAAGAAATTTAGCATAGATGTTAGATTCATTAATAAAGAAAGTGAAGATTCTATTCCATGGAGGATATCCTATTATTATGATTATAAAAATATAGGGAAATGGGAAGAAGTATTAATACCAATAAATAAAATGTTTGAAACTGGGGCATGGATTAATAATAAAGGAATATGGATAGAACCACAAAATGGTAAATTTGATTTTAGTAAAATAGAGTATTTGGCTTTTATTGCCGAATTTGGAGATATTAAAGATGAGATTTTAATTGATGAAATTAAAATAATTATTAAAAAATAA
- a CDS encoding iron-containing alcohol dehydrogenase encodes MINFQLTMPTKIYFGKDAIKKIGKELSNYNKILLVSGGGSLIKSGLYYKVFDEIKNCNVSIYELQGVQPNPDIEKVREGVNICKKNKIDLIIGFGGGSVIDASKAIATSYYYVTENEKEGKEVDPWDLFLDEKKVKKALPIGAILTLAATGSETNGNSVISNRETKQKLAIHNDCIRPKFAILDPQYTFTVNKYHTAAGSADIMAHVFEQYFSPTKDTYLIDRIAEGILRTVIKYTEVVLKDPENYEARAQILYSSTLALNGLLSSGRVTDWACHAMEHEISATHDVTHGAGLAILFPSWMKYVLNEETIWRFVDYAENVWNIKEGDDVKKANLAIEKTSEFFKNIGLPSKIRDLNIPENFIDIWTKNLVTRRKSIGNYKVLFENDIKNIYKNSY; translated from the coding sequence ATGATAAATTTTCAACTTACAATGCCTACTAAAATTTATTTTGGTAAAGATGCTATAAAAAAGATAGGAAAAGAATTATCAAATTATAATAAAATTCTTTTAGTATCTGGAGGAGGAAGTTTGATCAAATCTGGCCTTTATTATAAGGTATTTGATGAAATAAAAAATTGCAATGTGAGTATTTATGAATTGCAAGGAGTTCAACCAAATCCAGACATAGAAAAAGTTAGGGAAGGAGTTAATATTTGTAAGAAAAATAAAATAGATTTAATTATTGGATTTGGAGGAGGAAGTGTTATTGATGCTTCAAAAGCTATAGCAACTTCTTATTATTATGTAACAGAAAATGAAAAAGAGGGTAAAGAAGTTGATCCATGGGATCTTTTTCTAGATGAAAAAAAAGTTAAAAAAGCTTTGCCTATTGGTGCAATACTTACACTTGCTGCAACTGGTTCTGAAACAAATGGAAATTCCGTTATATCAAATAGAGAAACAAAACAAAAACTTGCAATTCATAATGATTGTATAAGACCTAAATTTGCAATACTTGACCCTCAATATACTTTTACAGTAAATAAGTACCATACTGCTGCTGGTTCTGCAGATATAATGGCACATGTTTTTGAACAATATTTTTCTCCAACTAAAGATACTTATTTGATTGATAGAATTGCTGAAGGAATATTAAGAACAGTTATAAAGTACACAGAGGTAGTTCTAAAAGACCCTGAAAATTATGAAGCAAGGGCTCAAATTCTATATAGTTCTACTTTAGCTTTAAATGGTTTGTTATCTTCTGGGAGGGTTACTGATTGGGCATGCCATGCTATGGAACATGAAATTTCTGCAACTCATGATGTTACACATGGTGCGGGACTTGCTATTTTATTCCCTTCATGGATGAAATATGTTCTTAATGAAGAAACAATTTGGAGATTTGTAGATTATGCAGAAAATGTTTGGAATATTAAAGAGGGAGATGATGTTAAAAAAGCAAATTTAGCTATAGAAAAGACATCTGAGTTTTTTAAAAATATTGGACTTCCTTCTAAAATAAGAGATTTAAATATTCCAGAAAATTTTATAGATATATGGACAAAAAATTTAGTTACAAGAAGAAAATCTATTGGAAATTATAAGGTTCTTTTTGAAAATGATATAAAAAATATTTATAAAAATTCTTATTAA
- a CDS encoding DNA translocase FtsK codes for MKLYLKEIFLTILVVFCSYIIYLLFFTEYLNFLVYIFGISFKLLPFFLIINSIINLLYIKKKYKQFLNIIFFSLLLLPIFIKSNIKYNFSNYSLFENFLKNNSVALIFFNISFIFNFIYMSIILIDLIDYINASILEKKLFQEKDIKNEKDSINTENKNYNKEIHKSEIIKNEIKEVISDNESLIDEEYNENNFKEEKIKDENLSKFLKKESIENNKENFKNYSNNMVDKEEIFITENDIEKDHYFENVVEERLKEKENELNENIVELSLDSFETNLEKENKKNSIIELLEQNKNFVTKINENKGSLNKTGEIIVKTLSDFNIEAKIINYIKGPTVTRFELEINEKVNLVKVEKLKKNIAYNLSASKIRILAPIPGKKAVGIEVPNEEKETVYFDDIFLRNYDRLLKEYELPIILGKDIDGKDWIIDLTETPHLLIAGRTGSGKSVCINSIICSLIGLKTPYELNLILIDPKRVELSLYENLPHNLCEVIINPDLASKALKWLIIEMEKRYELLKNNKCRDIKSYNKIAENKIPYLVLIIDEFYSLMQVAQKNIEESIIRLSSMSRAVGIHLIFATQRPSTDVVTGIIKSNLPSRIAFQTTSKIDSRIILDENGAEELLGNGDMLFSFTGYPPIRIQGALIKTEEVKNIVEKVANDYINYKNKNIIDEINSIEKKFDEEDYDINTSDPLFDEALEIIKNEKKVSASYLQRRLKIGFNRAARLIELMEEKGYISKLKGDKTRDIYI; via the coding sequence GTGAAATTATATTTAAAAGAAATATTTTTAACTATATTAGTTGTATTTTGTTCTTATATCATATACCTTCTATTTTTTACAGAATATTTAAATTTTTTAGTTTATATTTTTGGTATATCTTTTAAACTTCTCCCATTCTTTTTAATAATAAATTCAATAATAAATCTATTATATATCAAAAAAAAATATAAGCAATTTTTAAATATAATATTTTTTTCTCTTTTATTATTGCCTATTTTTATTAAATCAAATATTAAATACAATTTTTCAAATTATTCATTATTTGAAAACTTTCTTAAAAATAACTCAGTAGCTTTAATATTTTTCAATATATCATTCATTTTTAATTTTATTTATATGTCCATAATCTTAATAGATTTAATAGATTATATTAATGCATCAATATTAGAAAAAAAACTATTTCAAGAAAAAGATATAAAAAATGAAAAAGATTCAATTAACACAGAAAATAAAAATTATAATAAAGAGATACATAAATCTGAAATTATAAAAAATGAAATAAAAGAGGTAATATCTGATAATGAATCTTTAATAGATGAAGAATATAATGAAAATAATTTTAAGGAAGAGAAAATTAAAGATGAAAATTTATCAAAATTTCTAAAAAAAGAATCAATAGAAAATAATAAAGAAAATTTTAAAAATTACAGTAATAATATGGTAGATAAAGAAGAAATTTTTATTACAGAAAATGATATAGAAAAAGATCATTATTTTGAAAATGTTGTAGAAGAAAGGCTTAAAGAAAAAGAAAATGAATTAAATGAAAATATTGTAGAATTAAGTTTAGATAGTTTTGAAACAAATTTAGAAAAAGAAAATAAAAAGAATAGTATTATTGAACTATTAGAACAAAATAAAAATTTTGTTACTAAAATAAATGAAAATAAAGGTTCACTCAATAAAACAGGAGAAATTATAGTAAAAACTTTATCAGATTTTAACATAGAAGCAAAAATAATAAATTATATAAAAGGGCCTACTGTAACAAGGTTTGAACTTGAAATTAATGAGAAGGTAAATCTTGTAAAAGTTGAAAAATTAAAAAAAAATATAGCTTACAATTTATCAGCTAGCAAAATTAGAATTCTAGCTCCAATACCTGGGAAAAAGGCTGTTGGAATAGAAGTACCTAATGAGGAAAAAGAAACAGTTTATTTTGACGATATATTTCTAAGAAATTATGATAGACTTTTAAAAGAATACGAACTTCCTATTATTTTAGGAAAAGATATAGATGGAAAAGATTGGATAATAGATTTAACTGAAACTCCTCATTTATTAATTGCAGGAAGAACAGGTTCTGGAAAATCAGTCTGTATTAATTCTATAATTTGTTCTTTAATTGGACTAAAAACACCTTATGAATTAAATTTAATATTAATTGACCCAAAAAGAGTTGAATTATCTTTATATGAAAATCTACCACATAATTTATGTGAAGTTATTATAAATCCAGACTTAGCTTCAAAAGCATTAAAATGGCTTATAATTGAAATGGAAAAAAGATATGAACTATTAAAAAATAATAAATGCAGAGACATTAAATCATACAATAAAATAGCGGAAAATAAAATTCCTTATCTTGTTTTAATTATAGATGAGTTTTATTCTCTTATGCAAGTAGCACAAAAAAATATTGAAGAATCAATCATAAGATTATCATCTATGTCTAGAGCCGTAGGAATACATCTTATATTTGCAACTCAAAGACCCTCAACAGATGTTGTTACAGGAATTATTAAATCCAATCTGCCATCAAGAATTGCTTTTCAAACAACTTCAAAAATTGATTCTAGAATAATTCTTGATGAAAATGGAGCTGAAGAACTTCTAGGAAATGGAGATATGCTTTTTTCATTTACAGGTTATCCTCCTATTAGAATTCAAGGAGCTTTAATAAAAACTGAAGAAGTTAAAAATATAGTCGAAAAAGTTGCTAACGATTATATAAATTATAAAAATAAAAATATTATTGATGAGATAAATTCTATTGAGAAAAAATTTGATGAGGAGGATTATGATATTAATACAAGTGATCCTTTATTTGATGAAGCACTTGAAATAATTAAAAATGAAAAAAAAGTATCAGCCTCATATTTGCAAAGAAGATTAAAAATTGGTTTTAATAGAGCTGCTAGGCTTATTGAATTAATGGAAGAAAAAGGTTATATAAGCAAATTAAAAGGAGATAAAACCAGAGATATATATATTTGA
- a CDS encoding outer-membrane lipoprotein carrier protein LolA: MNKNFKNRFNILILVIFIIFLFEQNFYILNATQVFNINELIEIMKQKYSSIEDYEGTIVYFSKTKSDSIANENEGKIYYKFPNKLRVSFEKPYQWEIVTNGKFLWVYISSIFAVIKQDLSKIGTLDFENSKKSLSYLLNNYSFKFLTDGNLSQFNQFKVYKIIGYPISPNAGFAKLELYVRDDGFIVYQAGTTKSGKVVVYYFKNVSFNVSLADNFFEYENFIPSNVQIIDESMN, translated from the coding sequence ATGAATAAAAATTTTAAAAATAGATTTAATATATTAATTTTAGTTATATTTATTATTTTTTTATTTGAACAAAACTTTTATATTCTGAATGCTACCCAAGTTTTTAATATTAATGAACTTATTGAAATAATGAAACAAAAATATTCATCTATTGAAGACTATGAAGGAACAATTGTTTATTTTTCTAAAACAAAATCAGATTCTATAGCTAATGAGAATGAAGGTAAAATATACTATAAATTTCCAAATAAATTAAGGGTATCTTTTGAGAAACCTTATCAATGGGAAATAGTTACAAATGGTAAATTTCTTTGGGTTTACATTTCATCAATTTTTGCTGTTATAAAACAGGATTTATCAAAAATTGGAACTCTTGATTTTGAAAACTCAAAAAAATCATTATCTTACTTACTTAATAATTATTCTTTTAAATTCTTGACTGATGGAAATTTATCTCAATTCAATCAATTTAAAGTATATAAAATTATTGGATATCCTATATCACCAAATGCTGGTTTTGCTAAACTTGAACTTTATGTAAGAGATGATGGATTTATTGTCTATCAAGCAGGGACAACTAAAAGTGGAAAAGTTGTAGTTTATTATTTTAAAAATGTATCTTTTAATGTTTCTCTTGCAGATAATTTTTTTGAATATGAAAATTTTATCCCTTCTAATGTTCAGATAATTGATGAATCAATGAATTAA
- a CDS encoding helix-turn-helix domain-containing protein gives MNSVGKILKNKREELQKTLTELANETKISKRYLEAIENDNYEEFPGEAYYLGFLKTYSKSLGLNPDELIELYKRLKLIEEPIPMEELTKPLTNNKLLNIKYISIIAGILIVILFFSLFIFINNKTKKIASNTNEEKISKTVSKKPTNQEDEKFKNFFKFSDKKIIKELLPQEGISIIYPNLVSLHFLYKDININERKITLYFYETNTEYIISEGEEIYFSFSNNNDSNDLLIKLESFSRNNPQIIYLTIEKISDNLPDLNNIVANQVTSSKNEQNSSEQNQSILPKSSDTNINVEIKSRKSCYIKYIVDNNETKEQILTPNNPLRIFGKNIIEIHITHLPFVSIIINSKEIQLPKSFNGFLIIKYIYDETSKEYKITYEFKE, from the coding sequence ATGAATTCTGTTGGAAAAATACTCAAAAATAAAAGAGAGGAACTTCAAAAAACTTTAACCGAACTTGCTAATGAAACAAAAATTTCAAAAAGGTATCTTGAAGCTATTGAAAATGATAATTATGAAGAATTTCCAGGTGAAGCTTACTATCTTGGATTTTTAAAAACTTATTCTAAATCATTAGGTTTAAATCCTGATGAATTGATAGAGCTTTACAAAAGGCTTAAGCTTATTGAAGAGCCAATTCCAATGGAAGAACTCACAAAACCTCTAACAAACAATAAATTGCTAAACATAAAATATATTTCAATAATTGCTGGTATTCTAATAGTAATATTATTTTTTTCTCTTTTTATTTTTATTAACAATAAAACAAAAAAAATTGCATCAAATACAAACGAAGAAAAGATTTCAAAAACAGTCTCAAAAAAACCAACAAATCAAGAAGATGAGAAATTTAAAAACTTTTTTAAGTTTTCAGACAAAAAGATAATAAAAGAATTACTGCCACAAGAAGGAATAAGCATAATATATCCAAACCTTGTAAGTTTACATTTTTTATACAAAGATATTAATATAAATGAAAGAAAAATAACATTATATTTTTATGAAACAAATACAGAATACATAATTAGTGAAGGAGAAGAAATATATTTTAGTTTTTCAAACAATAATGATTCTAATGATCTTCTTATAAAACTTGAATCATTTTCAAGAAATAATCCACAAATTATTTATTTAACTATAGAAAAAATATCTGATAATTTACCAGATTTAAACAATATAGTAGCAAATCAAGTAACCTCTTCAAAAAACGAACAAAATTCATCAGAACAAAATCAATCTATCTTACCAAAATCTTCAGATACTAATATTAATGTTGAAATCAAATCAAGAAAATCTTGCTACATAAAATATATAGTTGATAATAATGAAACTAAGGAACAAATATTAACTCCAAATAATCCTTTAAGAATTTTTGGTAAAAATATAATTGAAATACATATAACACATCTTCCTTTTGTTTCTATAATTATTAATTCAAAAGAAATTCAATTACCTAAATCATTTAATGGGTTTTTAATTATTAAATATATCTATGATGAAACAAGCAAAGAGTACAAAATAACATATGAATTCAAAGAATAA
- a CDS encoding MiaB/RimO family radical SAM methylthiotransferase produces the protein MNSKNKIFLISLGCPKNEIISEKIAYIATKNNFDLTENIYEANFILINSCGFIEDALKESINETLKIKKFILENNLESKIILTGCATIPFGKDLKESLYEADFILNYDELLNFFNSKNNLLFSPRFDISKNRHYNYLAISEGCSKKCTYCIIPTIKGEFIKYPEEIILEEAKRLKYRNTKELIIVSQDTLSYGKELISLMYKLSNMNFPWIRIMYLNPDSWDDDFLQIYKIENILKYFEIPVQHLSNNILKKMGRKKSYEEIEKIIFSIKERFPEASIRTTIIVGFPGETKNDFEFLLDKIEKFPFDIVGTFIYSDMSNAPSYKFKDKIPLKEKIRRLNILNEKLKDMHSKNTKKYINNAYDMIIDNILNNNNKFIINGRIYSQAPEIDGITILENPKNDILKYRKGNFLKIYINDSILQDLIATEIN, from the coding sequence ATGAATTCAAAGAATAAAATTTTTCTCATATCTCTTGGTTGTCCCAAAAATGAAATAATTTCTGAAAAAATAGCTTATATAGCAACTAAAAATAATTTTGATCTAACAGAAAATATTTATGAAGCTAATTTTATATTAATAAATAGTTGCGGTTTTATAGAGGATGCTTTAAAAGAATCTATAAATGAAACTTTAAAAATTAAAAAATTTATTTTAGAAAATAATCTTGAATCAAAAATTATTTTAACAGGTTGCGCTACTATCCCTTTTGGAAAAGACTTAAAGGAATCACTTTATGAAGCAGATTTTATATTAAATTATGATGAATTACTTAATTTTTTTAACTCAAAAAACAATCTTTTATTTTCACCTAGATTTGATATTTCTAAAAATAGACACTATAATTATCTTGCCATATCAGAAGGTTGCTCAAAGAAATGTACCTATTGCATTATTCCAACTATTAAAGGTGAATTTATAAAATATCCAGAAGAAATAATTTTAGAAGAAGCAAAAAGATTAAAATATAGGAATACTAAAGAACTAATCATTGTTTCACAGGATACTCTATCCTATGGAAAAGAACTAATTAGTTTAATGTATAAATTATCAAATATGAATTTTCCATGGATAAGGATTATGTACTTAAACCCTGATTCATGGGATGATGATTTTTTACAAATATATAAAATAGAAAACATTCTAAAATATTTTGAAATTCCAGTACAACATTTATCTAATAATATACTAAAAAAAATGGGAAGAAAAAAAAGTTATGAAGAAATAGAAAAAATAATTTTCTCAATTAAAGAGAGATTTCCCGAAGCTTCTATAAGAACTACAATAATTGTTGGCTTTCCAGGTGAAACTAAAAATGATTTTGAATTTCTCTTAGATAAAATAGAAAAATTCCCTTTTGATATAGTAGGAACTTTTATTTACTCAGATATGTCAAATGCACCATCATATAAATTCAAAGACAAGATTCCTCTAAAAGAAAAGATTAGAAGATTGAATATATTAAATGAAAAGCTAAAAGATATGCATTCAAAAAATACTAAAAAATATATAAATAATGCTTATGATATGATAATTGATAATATATTGAACAATAACAATAAATTTATTATAAATGGAAGAATCTATTCTCAAGCACCGGAAATTGATGGAATTACTATATTAGAAAATCCTAAAAATGATATATTAAAATACAGAAAAGGAAACTTTCTAAAAATTTATATCAATGATTCAATTTTACAAGATTTAATTGCAACAGAAATTAATTAA